One Helicobacter pylori NCTC 11637 = CCUG 17874 = ATCC 43504 = JCM 12093 genomic window, GCTTTGAGCCAGATACACTAACGCCATCAAACTACTTTAAATAATCTTGTAAGGCTAACAACTCGTCTTCTTTAGAGCTTTCTTCTAACGCTAAAATCAAGACTTCTATCGCGCTTAAAGTCGTGAAATAACTCACATGGTTTTTCAGCACAGAAGCACGAATGAGTTTGGCGTCATCTTGAGATTTGTGATCGCTGGTGTTGATAGCCATGCTGATTTCCCCATTCATCATTAAATCCATGATATTGGGGCGGCCTTCGGAGATTTTAAGCACTTTCAAAGATTTCACCCCGGCTTTTTCCAAAGCTTTATGCGTGCCTTCTGTAGCACACAATTCAAAGCCTAACTGAACCAAGCGCTTCATTAAAACGCATGCTTCTTCTTTATCCTTATCTTTAATAGAAACAAAAATAAGCCCCTTGTTTTTAATGGGGTTAAAGCAAGCCGTTTGAGCCTTGAAAAAAGCCAACCCTAAAGATCTAGCAATCCCCATCACTTCGCCGGTGCTTTTCATCTCAGGCCCTAAAATCAAATCCGATCCATAAAGTTTATTAAAAGGGAAAACCGCTTCTTTTAAAGCCACAAAATGGGGCATTTTAGGCTTATAAACGCCTTTAGAATATCCCACGATATTTTTTTTATCATAAAACTTCAAGGCTTCTTTCAAATCTTCTAACACCATAACCCTAGTCGCAACTTTGGCTAAAGGAACGCCTAAAGCCTTGCTTAAAAAAGGCACGGTTCGGCTGGCTCTGGGATTGACTTCAATCAAATACAGCGAATTTTGATGCACAGCAAATTGGATATTCAATAGCCCTACTACGCCCAAATGCAGAGCGATTTTCGCGCTCACCCGCTCAATTTCATCTAAAATTTCAACCCTTAAAGTGGAAGGGATAAAGCACGCCGAATCGCCTGAATGGATTCCGGCTTCTTCAATATGCTGTAAAATGCCGGCAATATAAACCTCTTTTTTATCGCAAATAGCATCCACATCTAATTCCACCGCTTTTTCTAAAAACTTATCAATGAGGAGCGGGTTTTTAGGGCTAATCTCTAAAGCATGCGTAACGCTTTCTAAATAATGGTGCAGTTCTTCAATGTTTTCTAAAATTTGCATGTGTTGGCCGCCTAGCACATAACTAGGGCGCACGATAATAGGGAAACCAATCATGTTAGCGATGCTATAAGCTTCATCAACGCTCTTAGCCATGCCGTTTTTGGGCTGCTTGATGTCAAGCTCTTTTAAAAAGAGGGAAAACTTTTCTCTGTCTTCTGCAGTATCAATCACCTTAAAAGGCGTGCCAATAATGGGGGCTTGCATCTTCGCTAAATCTTTAGCGAGTTTTAAGGGGGTTTGTCCCCCAAAATGCACGATAATGCCATCCACGCGCTCCCTTTGAATGATAGTCTTCACGCATTCAAAATGGATCGGTTCAAAATAGAGTGTGTCGCTCGTGTCATAATCCGTGCTCACAGTTTCTGGATTGCAATTGAGCATGACGCTTTTAATGTTTAAATCTTTTAAAGCAAAGCTTGCATGCACGCAACAATAATCAAATTCAATGCCTTGACCGATGCGGTTAGGCCCAGAGCCTATGATTAGGATTTTCTTTTCTTGTTTTTCTTGTTTGTTTTCAATAGGGAGCAAAGGGTTAGGGGCATAGGTGGAATACAAATAAGGCGTGAGCGATAAAAACTCCGCCGCGCAAGTGTCCACTTCTTCAAAATGGGGCGCGATTTGTAAATTAGATCTAGCTAATTCCACTTCAAAAGGACTCACCTCTAAATTTTCATTTTCTTTGATTTTAGCGGCAATCCTGGCATCGCTAAAGCCTAAATTTTTAAGCCCTCTCAATTTTTTGGCATCCGTTAAAACGCTAGAATTGATACCCTCTTCTGCTTTGACTAGTTCTTGGATTTGAGATAAAAACCACCTATCAATCTGGCATAATTCAAACACTTCATCTACAGAAACGCCCAACCTAAACGCATCAGCGATATAGAGCAAGCGTTTGGGATTGGGCCGGCGGATTTCCTTTTTGATCGTTTCTAAATCTTTGCTTAACGATTCAAACCCTAGCCAATTGTTTTCCAAAGAGCATAACGCTTTTTGTAAGGCTTCTAAGAAATTCCCCCCTATCGCCATCACTTCGCCAATGCTTTTCATAGAAGTCCCTAAAGTGCTAGAAACACCGGCAAATTTTTCAAACGCAAAGCGAGGGATTTTCACCACGATATAATCCAAACTAGGTTCAAAACTCGCCGGGGTGTTGGTAATATCGTTTTGGATTTCATCTAAGCTAAAACCCACCGCAAGCATGGTAGCCACTTTTGCAATAGGAAACCCAGTCGCTTTTGAGGCTAATGCGGAGCTGCGGCTCACTCGTGGGTTCATTTCAATCACAACCATTCTTAAAGTCTCTGGATGGATCGCAAATTGCACATTACTCCCGCCCGTATCCACGCCAATTTCTCTCAAAATCGCAAAGCTCGCATCGCGCATGCGTTGGTATTCTTTATCGGTTAAGGTTAGGCTTGGAGCGATGGTGATGCTATCGCCGGTATGAACGCCCATGGGGTCAATGTTTTCAATGCAGCACACAATGATGCAATTATCCTTGCTGTCTCGTATGACTTCCATTTCGTATTCTTTCCACCCCAACAAGGACTCTTCAATCAAAATTTCATTAATGGGCGAAGCGTCTAGGGCGTTTTTAGCCAATTCTTGAAACTCTTCAATATTATAAGCGACCCCACTCCCTCCCCCAGCTAGCGTGAAACTCGCTCTGATAATGGCTGGAAAACCAATTTCATTAATGGCTTCTAGGGCTTCTAACTCGCTATAAGCGTAACGCCCTTTAGGCAAATCCATCCCGATTTTTAACATCGCTTCTTTGAAAGCCTGCCTGTCTTCGCCTTTTTTAATCGCTTCAATCTTAGCCCCTAAAAGCTCCACGCCTTCTAACATGCCCTTTTGGTGCATTTGCATGACCGCATTCAAAGCGGTTTGCCCGCCCATTGTGGGTAAAATAGCGTCAATTTTTTCTTTTTTGATGATAGCGGCGATATTTTCTGGGGTGATGGGTTGGATATAAGTTTGATGAGAAAATTCAGGGTCAGTCATCACGGTGGCCGGGTTAGAATTGATTAAGATCACTCTATAACCTAAAGATTTTAAGGTTTTACAACTTTGAGTCCCTGAGTAGTCAAACTCACAAGCTTGCCCGATCACAATAGGGCCTGAGCCTATCAGTAGAATGTTAGAAATATCGGTGCGTTTAGGCATAACTAATCCTTAAAGAAAGAATATCAACGAAGCGTTATCAATATTTTAAAGTATTTTTTATTAGGTTTTTGCGTGGCTTCCCCCCCTATTTTTTCAAACTATTTGTCTCTGTCTGAAAAAATACCAATGATTTGCAAGATAGAAATGAAGACATTCAAAAAGTCTAAATACAAGCTCACCGCCGCATCAATGGGGCTATCATACATGCCTTTAACGATGTTTTGGGTGTCATAAGCGATGTAAAGACTAAATAATATCGCACTCGCTCCCGCAATGACAACCTGGAACATGGGGCTACCCAAAAACAAGTTAATAAGCGAACACACCAGCACCACAATCAAAGCGATGAAGAGCATTTTACCCATATTCGCTAAGTCGTTTTTAGTTTTAAGGGCATACACGCTCATCAAACCAAAAACAATAGTCGTCATGCCTAAAGCTTGCCAAATCGCTCCTAAACCAGCTTTTGCAATCACCATACCCAACAAAGGCACTAGAGTAACCCCTGATAATGCAGTGAAAGCAAACAGCATGAACAGATTCAATCCAGGTTTGGATTTAGAAAACATCAAACCAAAAAGCACCGCAATTTCAGCGATAAAAAACACCCATTTATACTGCACTACGGCTTGAAAATTCATTAAACCTAATAACGCCCCAATAGTCGCTAGTAACAAACTGCCCGCAAAGAACTTGTAAGTCGTTTTAACAAAACCCACCAGCTCGCTTTCGTGCAATAAAGAATCTTCTGCATACGCATTACGAGAATCAGCTCTGTCATACAATGCCATGTTTTACTCCTTGAATTCAACTCAATAAATAATTTTAATTAACCCTATAGCTAGGTCCAATATAATAGCGCAAAATGTAGTAAAATACCAAACAAAACCCCCTAAAATTGAAATTGAAGTCTGAAAATAGGATAATAGTTACGATGAAAATTTTTATCAATGGATTTGGCCGCATTGGGAGATGCGTTTTAAGAGCGGTTTTAGAGCGTAGCGATACAAACCCTAAACTAGAAGTGATAGGCATCAATGACCCTGCTAATTGGGAAATCCTGGCTTACCTTTTAGAGCATGACAGCGCGCATGGGTTGCTTTTTAAAGAGGCGCGTTACTCTAATTACAAGCTTATTATCGGCTCGTTAGAAATCCCTGTTTTTAATAGCATCAAAGACTTGAAGGGCGTGGATGTTATCCTAGAGTGTTCAGGGAAGTTTTTAGAGCCTAAAACGCTAGAAAATTACCTTTTGCTTGGGGCTAAAAAGGTTCTGTTATCCGCTCCCTTTATGGGCGAATACGATGAAAAACAATACCCTACTTTGGTGTATGGGGTCAATCATTTTTGCTATCAAAACCAAGCCATTGTTTCTAACGCCTCTTGCACGACTAACGCTATCGCGCCCATTTGCACTATTTTAGATAAAGCTTTTGGCATTAAAGAGGGCATGCTAACGACCATTCATAGCTACACGAGCGATCAAAAACTCATTGATTTGGCCCACCCTTTGGACAAACGGCGCTCCAGAGCGGCCGCAAGCAACATTATCCCCACCACCACTAAAGCCGCTCTAGCCTTGCATAAAGTTTTACCCAATCTCAAAAACAAAATGCATGGGCATAGCGTAAGGGTGCCTAGCCTTGATGTGTCCATGATAGATTTGAGTTTGTTTTTAGAAAAAAAGGCCCCTAAAGATCCCATCAATGATTTATTGATTGAAGCTTCCAAAGGGGTTTTAAAAGGCGTGCTAGAAATAGATTTAAAAGAAAGGGTGAGTTCTGATTTCATTTCTAACCCTAGTAGCGTCATCATCGCGCCTGATTTGACTTTCACGCTAGAGAATATGGTCAAAATCATGGGGTGGTATGATAATGAATGGGGGTATTCTCATCGTTTGGTGGATATGGCGCAATTTGTGTATCATTATTAAGTCATTTTGCGAATCTTTTTGAGTTTGTTTAACATCAAGTTGTATAATGTGGGATTTATAAAAACGATTGGGGTTTTAAATGGCGTTTAAAAAGGCTAGATTGATTTCTAGGTTTATTTCAAAGGGATCTTTCAAATTGAATAAGATCTCAAAGAAAATTTTCACATTGAATCAAATCTTAAAGCGTGAAAATCCCTTAAAACGCCATAAAAAAACAAAATCCATTAAAAAGCCCTTTAATAAAAACAAATCTTTTTTAAAAGCTTCGATTTTATTGATAGGAGCGTTGGGGGGATTATCTCACCTAAGGGCTAGCGAATGCCGTTATTGGTCATGGTGGTCAGGTTATCATGACAAGATTGAAAGCGGCCCTAATTCACCCACGCACAACTCTTATTGTCTTTTTAGTAGCGCTCAAGGCTCTGGGACTTATTATTTGAACACCCTTACCACTTATAGCGCTGGTGGGGCTAGTTTCACGCAAAAATTCAATGGCGGCACGCTTAATGTGGGAGGGAATATCCGCTTTGGAGGCACAGGTATTAATGGGGGTGATGTCGGCTATATCACAGGCACTTATGATGCGACTAATATTTACTTGACAAGCCATTTAACAACCGGAAACTCATACGCTGATGGCGGTGGGGCCACGCTCAATTTCAATGCGGCCAATAATATCACTATCAATCAAGCGAGTTTTGATAACAGCGATGCAGGGACGCAAAAATCTTACATGAATTTTAAAGGCTCTAATATCAATGTCAGTGGCTCT contains:
- the carB gene encoding carbamoyl-phosphate synthase large subunit is translated as MPKRTDISNILLIGSGPIVIGQACEFDYSGTQSCKTLKSLGYRVILINSNPATVMTDPEFSHQTYIQPITPENIAAIIKKEKIDAILPTMGGQTALNAVMQMHQKGMLEGVELLGAKIEAIKKGEDRQAFKEAMLKIGMDLPKGRYAYSELEALEAINEIGFPAIIRASFTLAGGGSGVAYNIEEFQELAKNALDASPINEILIEESLLGWKEYEMEVIRDSKDNCIIVCCIENIDPMGVHTGDSITIAPSLTLTDKEYQRMRDASFAILREIGVDTGGSNVQFAIHPETLRMVVIEMNPRVSRSSALASKATGFPIAKVATMLAVGFSLDEIQNDITNTPASFEPSLDYIVVKIPRFAFEKFAGVSSTLGTSMKSIGEVMAIGGNFLEALQKALCSLENNWLGFESLSKDLETIKKEIRRPNPKRLLYIADAFRLGVSVDEVFELCQIDRWFLSQIQELVKAEEGINSSVLTDAKKLRGLKNLGFSDARIAAKIKENENLEVSPFEVELARSNLQIAPHFEEVDTCAAEFLSLTPYLYSTYAPNPLLPIENKQEKQEKKILIIGSGPNRIGQGIEFDYCCVHASFALKDLNIKSVMLNCNPETVSTDYDTSDTLYFEPIHFECVKTIIQRERVDGIIVHFGGQTPLKLAKDLAKMQAPIIGTPFKVIDTAEDREKFSLFLKELDIKQPKNGMAKSVDEAYSIANMIGFPIIVRPSYVLGGQHMQILENIEELHHYLESVTHALEISPKNPLLIDKFLEKAVELDVDAICDKKEVYIAGILQHIEEAGIHSGDSACFIPSTLRVEILDEIERVSAKIALHLGVVGLLNIQFAVHQNSLYLIEVNPRASRTVPFLSKALGVPLAKVATRVMVLEDLKEALKFYDKKNIVGYSKGVYKPKMPHFVALKEAVFPFNKLYGSDLILGPEMKSTGEVMGIARSLGLAFFKAQTACFNPIKNKGLIFVSIKDKDKEEACVLMKRLVQLGFELCATEGTHKALEKAGVKSLKVLKISEGRPNIMDLMMNGEISMAINTSDHKSQDDAKLIRASVLKNHVSYFTTLSAIEVLILALEESSKEDELLALQDYLK
- a CDS encoding Bax inhibitor-1/YccA family protein, with amino-acid sequence MALYDRADSRNAYAEDSLLHESELVGFVKTTYKFFAGSLLLATIGALLGLMNFQAVVQYKWVFFIAEIAVLFGLMFSKSKPGLNLFMLFAFTALSGVTLVPLLGMVIAKAGLGAIWQALGMTTIVFGLMSVYALKTKNDLANMGKMLFIALIVVLVCSLINLFLGSPMFQVVIAGASAILFSLYIAYDTQNIVKGMYDSPIDAAVSLYLDFLNVFISILQIIGIFSDRDK
- the gap gene encoding type I glyceraldehyde-3-phosphate dehydrogenase, translated to MKIFINGFGRIGRCVLRAVLERSDTNPKLEVIGINDPANWEILAYLLEHDSAHGLLFKEARYSNYKLIIGSLEIPVFNSIKDLKGVDVILECSGKFLEPKTLENYLLLGAKKVLLSAPFMGEYDEKQYPTLVYGVNHFCYQNQAIVSNASCTTNAIAPICTILDKAFGIKEGMLTTIHSYTSDQKLIDLAHPLDKRRSRAAASNIIPTTTKAALALHKVLPNLKNKMHGHSVRVPSLDVSMIDLSLFLEKKAPKDPINDLLIEASKGVLKGVLEIDLKERVSSDFISNPSSVIIAPDLTFTLENMVKIMGWYDNEWGYSHRLVDMAQFVYHY